A region from the Aegilops tauschii subsp. strangulata cultivar AL8/78 chromosome 5, Aet v6.0, whole genome shotgun sequence genome encodes:
- the LOC109750995 gene encoding putative disease resistance protein At1g50180, producing the protein MAEHAVAAVLQRAGATVIQEVASLGQVPAKVEALKSELKRMQCFLRDADARMERGENEMLSQLVSEVRDVAYSVEIIIDTANILARETSRPPSLLGAISKGACYPVHCKRLYSIGKRIDQVTARVGAIFREFAKYSISSSTGLNETRHSMDENESMRARRLTLPDFGDDVDVIGFDSEINQVKDELLDSENKDLTVISLVGPGGAGKSTIARKVYNLVAKKHFNSCAWICISQQFTVYGALKDIVKGAMGSQDFEELGTMSEMEIIKKIHSFLKDKRYLVVLDDVWRIEDWDMVQAAFPDVKNGSRIALTTRNSAVSNHPNARKIIQEVKLLNNDESIELFNRKAFPSYVLHGRDDLDSFRELGKALALKGNGLPLAIVVMGGFLSKNLRITEWRRMVASINWDAMKNEGDIRAILDLSYYDLSSNLKVCFLYITSFPEDYAVPVGLLTKLWISEGFIPNVRGRSLEETALGYVEELAQRCLILIEKKSSRCIRTVKVHDVLRDWGIGRARREGFLKDCSSRDEVETSYSNEMRAYRVVLYDSVCVKVGVAMPNLHTLLIFNAARLERNVFSFRGLNYLRILYFDGMRGRWQLPAEIGQMVHLRYLGLKGGTYVLPASVSNLTNLHTFDARDAVVEALPIDLLSISTLKHVHIYKVESWSVWKTTIQSNLKSLFIFLAANTPKQWEGAIDRMEENPSWCFGKHYRSVKQLEIVGACEDEFGVPNDLHLPDLHLLPHNLRRLKISCPNLLNDEDPMPLLGSWLTFLNVLEIGVKSYTGATMTCPSGGFPDLHNLVLHDLDIEEWILEDGAMPRLRILTLCKCTKLKTLPQGLQHLKELKKLKVIAMPELDQVLCYLLHKAGREVVLRSSEEDFEHVQIPKYDM; encoded by the exons ATGGCCGAGCACGCGGTTGCCGCCGTGCTGCAGAGGGCAGGCGCCACGGTGATCCAAGAAGTCGCTTCTCTGGGCCAGGTTCCTGCCAAGGTGGAGGCCCTCAAGTCCGAGCTCAAGCGCATGCAGTGCTTCCTCAGGGACGCCGACGCGAGGATGGAGAGGGGCGAGAACGAGATGCTCAGCCAACTGGTGTCGGAGGTCAGGGACGTCGCCTACAGCGTCGAGATCATCATCGACACGGCCAACATCTTGGCCAGGGAGACCAGCAGACCGCCGTCCCTCCTCGGCGCCATATCCAAGGGCGCCTGTTACCCCGTCCACTGCAAGCGTCTGTACAGCATTGGGAAAAGAATCGATCAGGTGACAGCGAGAGTTGGGGCAATCTTCAGAGAGTTCGCGAAATACAGCATTTCTTCTAGTACTGGCCTGAATGAGACGAGACACAGTATGGATGAGAACGAGAGTATGCGCGCAAGAAGACTGACGCTCCCAGATTTTGGGGACGACGTCGATGTCATTGGCTTTGACAGCGAAATCAACCAGGTCAAGGATGAACTGCTTGACTCGGAGAACAAGGACCTCACTGTCATCTCCCTTGTTGGTCCAGGGGGGGCAGGGAAATCAACCATTGCCAGGAAGGTCTATAATCTTGTCGCCAAAAAGCATTTCAACTCCTGCGCATGGATATGCATCTCACAGCAATTTACAGTCTATGGTGCACTGAAGGATATCGTTAAAGGGGCCATGGGGAGTCAAGACTTCGAAGAACTAGGAACAATGAGCGAGATGGAAATTATAAAGAAGATCCACAGTTTTCTCAAGGATAAAAGGTACCTGGTAGTCTTAGATGATGTCTGGAGAATCGAAGACTGGGATATGGTCCAAGCTGCCTTTCCTGATGTGAAAAATGGAAGCAGAATTGCTCTGACAACTCGCAACTCAGCAGTTTCCAATCACCCCAATGCAAGAAAAATAATCCAGGAGGTAAAGCTCCTTAACAACGACGAAAGTATAGAGTTATTCAATAGAAAGGCATTCCCTTCCTATGTCCTCCATGGCAGAGATGATCTGGATAGCTTCAGAGAACTAGGCAAGGCCCTTGCATTAAAAGGTAATGGCTTGCCTCTTGCAATTGTAGTCATGGGAGGTTTCCTTTCAAAGAATCTCAGGATCACCGAGTGGAGAAGAATGGTTGCCAGCATAAACTGGGATGCAATGAAGAACGAGGGTGACATCAGAGCCATACTGGACCTAAGTTACTATGATCTGTCAAGTAATCTGAAGGTGTGCTTTTTGTACATCACATCATTCCCAGAAGACTATGCAGTCCCGGTAGGCCTTCTTACAAAGTTGTGGATTTCAGAGGGTTTCATACCGAACGTGCGTGGACGCTCCCTTGAAGAAACTGCGCTCGGGTATGTGGAAGAACTGGCCCAGCGCTGCTTGATCCTAATTGAAAAGAAGAGCTCCAGGTGCATCAGGACCGTTAAGGTACATGACGTGTTGCGCGACTGGGGAATTGGGCGAGCTCGAAGAGAAGGGTTCTTGAAAGACTGCAGTTCCAGAGATGAAGTGGAGACCTCATATTCCAATGAAATGAGAGCTTACAGAGTGGTTCTCTATGACTCTGTTTGCGTGAAGGTCGGTGTTGCTATGCCAAATCTGCACACCTTGCTGATCTTCAATGCAGCTCGGCTAGAAAGGAACGTCTTCTCTTTCCGAGGCTTGAATTACCTGCGGATACTCTACTTTGATGGCATGAGAGGGAGATGGCAGCTACCTGCAGAGATCGGCCAGATGGTACATCTGAGGTACCTTGGCTTGAAAGGTGGCACATATGTACTTCCTGCTTCCGTCAGTAATCTCACAAACTTGCATACTTTTGATGCAAGAGATGCCGTAGTGGAAGCGCTCCCTATTGATCTCTTGAGCATCTCGACACTGAAGCATGTTCATATCTACAAGGTCGAGTCATGGTCCGTGTGGAAGACTACCATCCAGAGCAACCTGAAGTCTCTCTTCATATTCCTGGCAGCCAACACCCCAAAGCAATGGGAAGGAGCAATTGACAGAATGGAAGAGAACCCCTCCTGGTGCTTTGGGAAGCACTACCGGAGCGTCAAACAGCTGGAAATTGTCGGGGCGTGCGAGGACGAGTTCGGGGTGCCCAACGACCTGCATCTTCCTGATCTGCACCTCCTCCCGCACAACCTCAGACGGCTGAAAATTAGTTGTCCTAATCTGCTGAATGATGAAGACCCCATGCCATTACTTGGGAGCTGGCTGACGTTCCTGAATGTGTTGGAAATAGGGGTCAAGTCATACACTGGCGCGACCATGACCTGCCCTTCTGGTGGGTTTCCAGACCTGCACAATTTGGTGCTCCACGATCTGGATATCGAGGAGTGGATATTGGAGGATGGTGCCATGCCAAGGCTCAGGATACTAACTCTCTGCAAGTGCACCAAGCTGAAGACACTTCCACAAGGATTGCAGCATCTGAAGGAACTTAAGAAGCTGAAAGTGATAGCGATGCCCGAGTTGGATCAAGTATTATGCTACCTGCTCCACAAGGCCGGACGCGAGGTTGTCCTCAGGTCGAGTGAGGAGGACTTTGAGCATGTACAGATCCC CAAGTATGACATGTAA